The Parcubacteria group bacterium genome has a window encoding:
- the pth gene encoding aminoacyl-tRNA hydrolase, with translation MKIICGLGNPGTQYHATRHNVGFLFLDRLAEHLQLPSFDSDKKHNALVSEGHTSHKEKMLLVKPQTFMNRSGVTVAAIMNFYKISPSDLIVIHDDLDILIGKYKVSRDTHAVGHNGVQSIIDMIGTQDFMRIRIGIETTGGKKERGQISGEAYVLQDFLPEEQKMLDPVCDAIISDVFSAL, from the coding sequence ATGAAAATCATCTGCGGACTCGGTAATCCCGGCACACAATATCATGCAACACGACACAATGTCGGATTTCTCTTTCTCGACCGCTTGGCCGAACACCTACAACTTCCCTCTTTTGATTCTGACAAAAAGCATAACGCTCTCGTGAGCGAAGGACACACGTCGCACAAAGAAAAAATGCTTTTGGTCAAACCACAAACATTCATGAATCGTTCCGGCGTCACAGTGGCCGCGATCATGAATTTTTATAAAATATCTCCATCCGACTTGATCGTGATCCATGATGACTTGGATATTCTGATCGGGAAATATAAAGTATCCCGCGACACACACGCCGTGGGACATAACGGTGTGCAGAGCATTATCGATATGATCGGCACCCAAGACTTCATGCGCATTCGCATCGGCATCGAAACGACAGGAGGCAAAAAAGAACGCGGCCAGATTTCAGGAGAAGCCTATGTACTCCAAGACTTTCTCCCCGAAGAGCAGAAAATGCTTGATCCTGTGTGTGACGCGATCATTTCTGATGTGTTTTCTGCATTATAA